Proteins found in one Oncorhynchus gorbuscha isolate QuinsamMale2020 ecotype Even-year linkage group LG15, OgorEven_v1.0, whole genome shotgun sequence genomic segment:
- the LOC123997034 gene encoding galanin receptor type 1-like has translation MNSSGLDNLTEFAPWYVNRTDIEAENPKLLFGIGMDNFITLLVFGLIFTLGVLGNSMVITVLAHSKPGKPRSTTNIFILNLSIADLSYLLFCIPFQSTIYMMPTWVLGAFICKFIHYFFTVSMLVSIFTLSAMSVDRYIAIVHSRKSSSIRVSKHALIGVVVIWILSLAMAAPVAVIHNIYQRDENHTYCWEVWPDQNQKKVYVVCTFVFGYVLPLLLISFCYAKVLNHLHKKLRNMSKKSEASKKKTAQTVLVVVVVFCLSWLPHHVVHLWVEFGNFPLTQWSFLFRVAAHCLAYSNSSVNPVIYAFLSENFRKAYKQVFRCQITNSPLNELKEFRSKVDNTPPSTNCTNV, from the exons ATGAACTCGTCAGGTTTGGACAACCTAACCGAATTTGCACCATGGTATGTCAACAGAACGGATATCGAGGCGGAAAATCCGAAACTTTTGTTCGGGATTGGCATGGACAACTTCATTACGCTTTTGGTTTTCGGACTCATCTTTACACTTGGAGTGTTGGGAAACTCCATGGTTATCACGGTGCTGGCCCACAGTAAACCCGGAAAACCACGGAGCACCACCAACATATTCATCCTCAACCTTAGCATCGCCGACCTGTCCTACCTGCTTTTCTGCATCCCCTTTCAGTCAACTATTTACATGATGCCGACATGGGTTCTAGGTGCCTTCATCTGCAAGTTTATTCATTATTTCTTCACCGTTTCTATGCTGGTCAGTATTTTCACCTTGTCCGCGATGTCGGTGGACCGCTACATTGCCATTGTTCACTCCAGAAAATCGTCCTCCATCCGTGTGTCAAAGCACGCTTTGATCGGAGTGGTGGTCATTTGGATACTCTCTTTGGCCATGGCAGCGCCAGTCGCGGTCATACACAACATATACCAGAGAGACGAGAATCACACCTATTGCTGGGAAGTGTGGCCGGATCAAAACCAAAAGAAAGTCTATGTTGTTTGCACGTTTGTTTTTGGTTATGTATTGCCCCTGTTGCTGATTTCGTTCTGCTACGCAAAG GTTTTAAATCACCTGCACAAAAAACTCAGAAACATGTCCAAAAAGTCAGAGGCGTCGAAAAAAAAG aCTGCCCAGACGGTtcttgtagtggtggtggtgttctgCCTGTCATGGCTCCCTCACCATGTGGTCCACCTGTGGGTGGAGTTTGGCAACTTCCCCTTGACCCAGTGGTCCTTCTTGTTCCGGGTGGCGGCCCACTGCCTGGCCTATAGCAACTCCTCCGTCAACCCTGTCATCTATGCCTTCCTCTCGGAGAACTTCAGAAAGGCCTACAAGCAGGTGTTCAGGTGTCAGATTACCAACTCCCCTCTCAATGAACTGAAGGAGTTCCGCAGCAAGGTGGACAACACACCACCCTCCACCAACTGCACCAACGTCTGA